Part of the Gramella sp. Hel_I_59 genome, AATCACACCAAGGCTTGATACGCAGTTGCGATTTTCACGAGAAGAAATATGGCAGATCAGAAATTACAATTATAACGATAACAATCAGTTATACAGTGATTATGATCTCCACTTTATTAAAGCCGGTTTCCTTTGGCAGCCATTTTCAAAATATCTAAGAACTCCGCAAGGTGATGTTTTACTGGAGAAAAAATTCCCTCAGTTTACTGGTCAGTTAGAACAGGCAGTTAAAATTCTGGACGGCGATTTCAACTTTACCAGAATTGGAATCAAGGCAGAGCATGAGATCTTAAGGCTCGATCAATCCAGAACCGAATTTATACTGGAAGGTAATTATGGTGTAGGAGATCTACCTCTGACACATGCTTTCCACTCCTACCCTAACAATCCTAATAGATCTAAGATTTCTCAAAGAATTTCGGTTGCTGGTCGTAACAGTTTTGAAACCATGTATTTCAATGAATTTTATTCAGACAGGCAGGTGATGTTACATATGAGACACCAGTTAAGACCGTTTATCATAAGTAAAAGTTTTCGACCAGAACTTGTTTTCATTTCAAGGCATGCCATTGGTGATTTTACTGATATTGCTAAGCACGAAGGCATAATGTTCAATACTCTTGAAAATGGATTTTCTGAAGCAGGGCTGGAGTTAAATAAATTATTTGGCGGCTTTGGTCTTAGCACAGCCTATAGATATGGAGCATATCGTCTTCCTACTTTTAAAGAAAATTTCTCTCTTAAATTTACCTTACAGGTACAGTTATAGCTCAAAGCTCGATTAATACAGTAATAACAAAGTATTTAAATAGGGTTTTTTTTACCTTTGCGCCGCTAATAGAAAGCCATGCAAAAGATCTTTAGCTTTGGATTCTGGAATTCCATCGCACGCCTTATTTTACGAAACCGAATTGTGATCATTGTACTTATACTGATCGCAACCTACCTGCTTTCCACACAATGGAAGAACATGCAGTTTTCGTATACCGAGGCTAATTTAATGCCCGATGACCACGAGGTGAACGTGAGTTATAACGACTTCCTGGAGAAGTTTGGCGAAGAGGGAAATCTTATTCTGCTAGGAGTACAGGATTCTGCCTTATTCACTCCTGAAAAGTTTAAAGCCTGGAATAAACTTACAGATACGCTACTTACTTATCCTGAAGTTGACCAGATCATTTCACCGGCCAGCCTTCAGGAACTTAAAAAGTTTGAAGATCCCAAAAGATTTGAAATGGTACCGGTGCTACCGGAAGAAGATCTGGATAGTGATATTCTCGCAGCTTTCGAAAACAAACTTTTTACGGCTCTGCCTTTCTATGAGAACCTGGTGTATAGTTCACATTCCAATACCATACAATCTGCTTTGTATCTTAATAAAGAACTGGTAAACACTAAAGCCAGAAAGATCTTTGTACTGGAAGAACTGGAACCTCTTATTGCTGAATTTGAAGAGCAGCAGGGTATCGATGTTAGAGTTTCGGGAATGCCTTATATACGAACACTGAATGCACAGAACATAGTCGATGAAATTGGACTTTTTATTGTCGCAGCCTTACTGGTCACTTCGATTATTTTCTTCTTTTTCTTTAGATCCATACGAGCAACCATTATTTCGATGGTTACTGTTTGTATTGGGGTTATGTGGGCCTTTGGGTTTATAGGGCTACTGCATTATGAGATCACAATTCTTACGGCGCTTATTCCTCCGCTAATTATCGTAATAGGAATTCCAAACTGTATTTTCCTTATTAACAAGTATCAGCAGGAGATTAAAAAGCATGGAAACCAGGCGAAATCATTGCAAAGAGTGATCACCAAAGTGGGTAATGCTACTTTAATGACCAATGTAACTACCGCATCTGGATTTGCTACTTTCATTTTAACTGATAGTCAGCTTTTAAGAGAGTTTGGTGTAGTGGCCTCTATCAACATCCTGGCGATCTTCGTTTTAAGCTTATTGATAATTCCGGTTATATACTCTTACTTAAAACCACCGCGAGACAGGCACTTAAAACATCTAAACACACGATGGATTGGCGGCTTTGTTGACTGGATGGAAGATATGGTAAGAAACCATAGAATTGCAATTTACATATCTTCTCTCGCTCTACTGATTCTTAGTATCATCGGAATTTATACCATTAAGGTTTCAGGAAGTATTCTTGAAGATATGCCTCAGGAAACCCAATTCTATAAGGATGTAAAATTCTTTGAACGGGAATTTGATGGAGTGATGCCTTTGGAGATCATGATCGATACCAAGAGACCGAAAGGCGTATTGAAGCTTTCTACTTTAAAACGGATGAATGATCTCGAAAATAAGATCGAAGAGATTCCGGAACTAAGCAAGCCATTATCCATCAACCGACTCGTAAAATACAGCAAGCAGGCGTATTACAACGGTAATCCAAAATATTACCAGTTACCAACTTCACAGGAGCAAAACTTTATAATGCCCTATGCAAAAGGTCTTTCTTCTTCGGAAGGAATTATGCAAAGCTACGTGGATTCTACTGGACAATATGCTCGAATTACCACATTCATGAAGGATGTTGGAACAGAGAAGATGGAAGAGATCGAAAATGATCTACTACCAGAAATAGAAAAGATCTTTCCATCTGAAAGATATGATGTTTCACTTACCGGAAAGGCACTGCTTTTTCAAAAAGGAACGAGTTACCTGGTTAGAAATTTAATTATTTCGTTAGGACTGGCTATACTTCTTATTGCAGGTTTAATGGCCTGGATGTTTAGAAGCTTCAGGATGATTTTGATATCTCTTGTACCAAACTTACTTCCTTTGATCGTTACTGCTGGAGTGATGGGATTTCTTGGAGTTCCTATTAAACCTTCAACGATCTTGGTTTTTAGTATTGCTTTCGGAATTTCGGTAGATGATACCATTCATTTTCTGGCAAAGTACAGGCAGGAATTAAAAGCCAATGACTGGAAGATCAAGCGCTCCGTTTATGCCGCGCTAAGAGAAACTGGTGTAAGTATGTTCTATACATCGATCGTTCTTTTCTTTGGATTTTCAGTGTTCATGATCAGTAGTTTTGGAGGAACGGTGGCCCTTGGCGGACTGGTCTCAGCCACTTTACTGTTTGCTATGTTGTCGAATTTACTATTGCTACCTTCACTTTTACTTTCGCTGGAAAGAAGTATTGCCAACAAGAAAACTTTAAAAGAACCGGCGATGCGTATTTTTGAGACTGAAGAAGAGGAGGCCAATCGCGATCAGCAAAACAATTAAATTAATATATAAAACAGCCTGCTTGCTAAGCTTCAGGCGATAAACTATCTTTGTTTTTTCTAAATTTCAACTAAATGATACAAGCAAAAGTCGCTGAAATACTTGAAAGCGATCAGTTTTTACAGGAACACCATATCAAGGGATGGGTACGCTCTTTCCGTAGTAATCGTTTTATTGCGCTTAACGATGGTTCTACTTTGAAAAACCTGCAATGCGTTATCGATTTTGAAAATACCGATGAGGAGATTATCAATCGCATAAACGTAGGTGCAGCTATATCTATCAAGGGAACTTTGAAGGAGAGTCTTGGTAGTCTGCAACGTGTTGAAATTGAAGTTTCAGAAATTGAGATTCTTGGGGATGCGAATCCTGAAGAAGTGAAACTAACTATTCTATCGCCAAAGAAGCATAGTATGGAGAAACTACGTGAGCAGGCGCATTTACGTGTACGTACGAATACTTTTGGAGCGATCATGCGTGTGCGAAGCAAACTGTCTTTCGCAGTTCACAAATATTTCCAGGAAAAGAACTTCTACCATGTTCACACACCAATTATTACGGGTAGTGATGCTGAAGGTGCCGGAGAAATGTTTCGCGTTTCTTCGCTAGACATGAAAAACCCTCCAAAAAATGAGGATGGTAGCATTAATTACAAGGAAGACTTCTTCGGAAAAGAGACTAATCTTACAGTTTCCGGACAACTCGAAGCTGAAACTTTTGCACTTGGTCTAGGACAGGTTTATACTTTTGGCCCAACTTTTAGAGCTGAAAACTCCAACACTTCCCGACATTTAGCTGAATTCTGGATGATCGAGCCAGAAGTGGCTTTCTGTGATCTGGATCAAAACATGGATCTGGCTGAAGATTTTATTAAATACGTACTTAGATACGTGATGGAACACTCTAAAGATGACCTGGAATTTCTTGCCGAAAGACAGGAGAAAGAAGATCAGTTAAAGCCTAAGGCAGAAAGAAGCGACATGGGCCTTATGGAAAAGCTCAACTTTGTGCTGGAAAACAATTTCAAAAGAGTTAGTTATACCGAAGCTATCGAGATCCTTAAAAACTCGAAGCCAAACAAGAAGAAGAAATTCAATTATATCATCGAGGAATGGGGTGCAGATCTGCAAAGTGAGCATGAGCGTTACCTTGTTGAAAAACACTTTAAAACACCGGTGATCCTTTTTGATTATCCGGCGAAGATCAAAGCATTCTACATGCGTTTGAACGAAGACGGAAAAACGGTAAGAGCGATGGACATTCTTTTCCCTGGAATTGGAGAGATCGTGGGAGGAAGCCAGCGTGAAGAACGTTTGGATGTTCTTAAAGAAAAAATGGAAGAATTGAACATTCCGGAGGAAGAACTATGGTGGTATCTTGATACCCGTAAGTTCGGAACCTGTGTTCATAGTGGATTTGGACTTGGTTTTGAAAGACTTGTTCAGTTCACTACTGGAATGGGTAATATTAGAGATGTGATCCCTTTTCCAAGAACTCCGCATAACGCAGAATTTTAAGATTGAATATTATAGCAACGCATACAGTTCCTGCAATCGAACATAAGATCCGGTTGCAGGAGTATGCGATTTCTATTTTCCCTCAAATAAACAGTCGGTCGGCACTGAAAAAGGCGATCGCAAAGAAGCTCGTCCTACTGGATGGAGAAAAAGCAACTACTGCAGACTGGATCCAACCGGGACAGAAGATCGAACTTCTCGAAGATAAATTTCAGCAAAGAAAGATCTTCAAATTTATACTTGAAGTACTATATGAAGATGAATATCTCGCTGTAGTTCACAAACCATCAGGCATTCCTACCAATGGCAATTATTTTCGAACACTGGAAAATGCCCTTCCGCATAATTTATTAGTATCAAATTTAAAAGATGCTTTACGATATCCGGTTCCTGTTCACAGACTGGATAATCCTACCGCCGGGATCATTCTCATTGCCAAAACCAGGAAAGTACAGCAATTGTTTTACAGCGCTTTTGAAAATAAATCAATCCATAAAACTTATCATACGCTGGTTCACGGCCAGCTACAATGCGTGGTGACACAGACTGCAAGTATAGACGGTAAAGCCGCAACGACCATTTTTGAACCGGTTGATAATTTTGAAATTGAGGACGAAATTTTTTCTTTGGTGAAAGCCAAACCCATCACTGGTCGCACGCACCAGATTCGTATACATTTAAGTAAAATGTCCTTGCCCATTGTGGGAGATCCAATTTATGGAATCGAAGAAGGGTATTTTAAGAACAAGAATCTGTTTCTATTTAGCTCCGGAATAAGTTTCGAGCATCCTATAACTTCAAGAGAAATGGATTTCGAATTAAAGCTTCCGAAGAGGTTTAGAAACCTCTCCCGACATAAGCTGTCTTAACAAAAATTTACCACGAACATAGTTCGTGCCAAAGCCAACTTGGATCGATTTTTCCTTATTTTTGTTAGACAAGCACTCTTTTATGCTAAAGCAACAATTAAATTTTAAACTATCTCAAAAGCTCTCTCCACAACAAATCCAGTTGATGAAGCTTATTCAATTGCCTACCCAGGCTTTTGAGCAGCGTATCAAACAGGAAATGGAAGAGAACCCGGCGCTGGAGGATGGAAAGGAAGATCGTGTCGACGAATATGATGATATAGCTAATGATAATTCAGACGATGAATACGATACCGATAGTGAAAGTATTGAGACTGAAATAGACGTTGATGAATACTTGAGTGATGATGAAATTCCAAGTTATCGACTGAATGCTAATAACTACAGTGCAGATGATGAAGACAAGCAGGTGCCTTATGCCGCTGGAACTTCATTTACGCAACATTTGAAAACTCAGTTAAGCACGATAAGACTCGATGATATTGAGCAGGATATCGCAGAATTCCTGGTGGGTAGTGTTGACGAAAGCGGATATATTAGAAGAAGCATTCAGGATATTGTAGATGATCTTGCGTTCACCCAGAATATTTACACAGACGAGGAAACGGTTGAAAAAGTCCTTAAAAAAGTACAACGTCTCGATCCTGCTGGTGTTGGTGCGCGAAGTCTTGAAGAATGCTTGATCATTCAGCTAAACCGCAGAGAATCCACAAGACAAGTGGAACTAGCCAAAGATCTACTGGAACGCTCTTTTGATCATTTCAGTAAAAAACATTACAACAAACTTCTTACCCGTCATGATATAAGCGAGGACGATCTTCGTGAGGCTATAGATGTGATTGAACATTTAAATCCTAAGCCTGGTGGAGCCTATTCTGGAAACACCAGAATGGTTGAGCATGTAATACCAGATTTCACCATCAAAATAGAAGATGGTGATCTACAGTTGAGCCTGAATGGTAGAAATGCTCCTGAAATGCATATTTCTAGGGATTACAGTAACATGCTTAAAGGTTACAAGGAATCCAAGGAAAAGACAAAGGCACAGAAGGATGCCGTTATGTTTATTAAACAAAAGCTAGATGCCGCAAAATGGTTTATTGAAGCTATTAAACAGAGACAGCAAACGCTTATGGTGACTATGAGTTCGATCATGAATTACCAGAAAGAATACTTTCTTTCTGGAGATGAACGGAATCTAAGACCCATGATCTTAAAAGATATTGCAGATGAAATTGAGATGGACGTTTCTACAGTCTCAAGAGTAGCCAATTCCAAATATGTTGACACTCCTTACGGGACCAAACTTATTAAAGAGTTCTTTTCTGAATCGATGACCAATGATCAGGGTGAAGAAGTATCTACAAGAGAAATAAAAAAGATCCTGGAAATGTCAATAGAAGAAGAGGATAAAAGAAAACCTCTTACAGATGAAAAGCTAGCTAAGGTCCTGAAAAGCAAAGGCTATCCTATTGCCAGAAGAACGGTTGCGAAATATCGCGAACAACTGGATATTCCTGTAGCAAGATTGCGAAAAGAGATCTAATGAAAATCCTGCTTAGGCTTTCCTCATACGTATTCCATCCCTTGTGGATGCCATTCTTTGGAAGTCTGTTTTACTTTATTTTTATACCAAGGTATTTTCCAGACGAGATCGTGAAGGCTAAATTAATGGCAATAGCGATCATTACGATATTCATCCCGGTAGTATTCTATTTTTTACTGAAGAATCTTGGAAAGGCAGAGTCGGTTTTTCTGGAGAAAGTTGAAGAAAGGCGCTGGCCACTATTCTTCTTTTGCTTGTTAATATTGATGGTTTTACATCAAATCTTGAACTTCTATAATTACCCCGGACTTTATTATTACTTCGCAGGCATACTTATTTCTACTCTATTAGCTTATACCTTGAGCTGGTTCAGGCTTAAAGTCAGTTTGCATATGATGGGAATCACCGGTCTATTAATGTTCGTTACCGGCTTCTGTATTTACTTTCACCTTTACTACATTTATACCGTGGCTTTTCTTATCATCGCCTGCGGACTTACAGCATCATCGAGGCTTTATTTTAAAGCCCATACAAACTCAGAACTATGGCTGGGAAGTCTAATAGGTTTAGGACCACAATTACTCCTATTCAATCTCTGGTTTACAGAATATAGAATGTCAGACCTATTTTTAAAGTAGATACATCCAAAGATTCATTCTGAAGTGAAGCGTCTTTGAAAAAAGGGATCAAAGAATAGTAGAAATGAAAGTTGAATGTGTTGTAACCAAAGGTAAAAGTTGCTCCAGCCCGGAATTTATTCAGTTCTGAAAGATCATTTATAACACTCTGTTCTGCGTCATCTTTATAATTACTTCGGAAGTTATAAATATACCCTAAACGAACACCGGTATATATCCTCCAGAACTTATAAGATTCTGATGTTGAAGTACGCCATCTAAATTCAAAAGGCAATTCGAACTGTTGTGTCGTATAGCGATTGGTATCATAATCTATGTCTTCTAAGGATTGAAATTCTGTGACACCGGAAGCAGACTTAGTAATACGCAAATTCTGACCATAACTATCAATTCCCCAACCAATCCCAAGACCGAGAGCTATGTTTCTACGTTCATTTAAAGGTATATCCCGAATTACCCCCAGGTTTATACCTCCGGAAAAACTTTCCTGAGAAACTGCTTCAGGTTTATTCGTGATCAAATTAAAACTAAAACCGACGTAGAATTGATCCTCTCTGTAAAGGCTGTCTATGGTAAAGGGTACTGAATCCGGGATCTTATACTGCCGCTCATCTTCCTGCGCAATTGAGAGTACAGGAAAAAGTAATGTTAAGGTAAGAATGATCAGTTTGATCCTCATGGTTTATAATAAGCTATAAATATAAAAAACATCCTGCCTGGTTTTACCCGGACAGGATGCTTTCTATAATTAAATTGAAAAGATATTAGTTAACGTTCTTACCAGCTTCTCCCTTTTTGGTAGTATAGTTGATCTTCAACGCTTCTGCTTTTCTTAGTTCCTGCTTGATATCAGATACAAGCCCCATATTGGTTTCTTCATCTACTTTTAGAGCAGTAGTAAGATATGGAACTAGTTCTTCACGCTTAGATTCCCTTTCAGCGTAGATAAATTTCTGCACTTCTTCAACACTAGCGAATTTATCATTCAATTGAATTCTAGCTTCAGTACCATACTTAGCCTGGTATCTCTCGCTTGGTTTCCCTGCATAGATATACATGATCAAATCCTTCTTATCCAATTTTTCCACCTGATCTGCAAAAGGTAAATTATTTTGAATCATTAAAGTATTGTCACGCATTACAGTTGCCACCATAAAGAAGAACAATAGCATAAAAACGATATCAGGCAAAGATGCCGTGTTTACAGCAGGCAACTCTCCAGATTTCTTCTTTTTAAACTTTGACATAATTTAAGTCGTTTTCTTTATTTAGTTCTAACTCGTTGGTTCGGCTTCAGATAATTTCTGAGGGATCATATCAGATATCACATCGATCTTTTCCTTCAAAGCTTCTTTATCACCAGTATACCTTGGATCGTTATAATTACTCTCCATTTTCGTGAAGGTTGTTCCATACATTCTTTGAGCTTCACGATCTCTAAGCTGATTGTATGCAGCTACAAGTTCGTTCTGTACAGCTATATATGTTCCATATTCAGTCCCACGGTTATTGACCAAAGAAATGATGGCTTTTTGTGGGTTCACAGAAGATCCTGAATCTTTAGGACCTTGACAAAAACTACATGCTTCGTCTCCAGTACCTCCTCCATTATCAAGAAATTCAACAGCTGCTGCACGCAGTTCTCCAATTTCCATGCTCTCATCCTCAACCAGCAGCTCGTTATTACTGTTCACAAGCACCGTAAAGATGTTACGTTGTTTAATAACCGGAGGATCCTGCTCTTCAGGTTGCCATGGCGGTAATTTCCTGCTTATTCCGCTATCTGTCTCAATGGTAGTTGTTACCAGAAAGAAGATTAGAAGTAA contains:
- a CDS encoding efflux RND transporter permease subunit; the protein is MQKIFSFGFWNSIARLILRNRIVIIVLILIATYLLSTQWKNMQFSYTEANLMPDDHEVNVSYNDFLEKFGEEGNLILLGVQDSALFTPEKFKAWNKLTDTLLTYPEVDQIISPASLQELKKFEDPKRFEMVPVLPEEDLDSDILAAFENKLFTALPFYENLVYSSHSNTIQSALYLNKELVNTKARKIFVLEELEPLIAEFEEQQGIDVRVSGMPYIRTLNAQNIVDEIGLFIVAALLVTSIIFFFFFRSIRATIISMVTVCIGVMWAFGFIGLLHYEITILTALIPPLIIVIGIPNCIFLINKYQQEIKKHGNQAKSLQRVITKVGNATLMTNVTTASGFATFILTDSQLLREFGVVASINILAIFVLSLLIIPVIYSYLKPPRDRHLKHLNTRWIGGFVDWMEDMVRNHRIAIYISSLALLILSIIGIYTIKVSGSILEDMPQETQFYKDVKFFEREFDGVMPLEIMIDTKRPKGVLKLSTLKRMNDLENKIEEIPELSKPLSINRLVKYSKQAYYNGNPKYYQLPTSQEQNFIMPYAKGLSSSEGIMQSYVDSTGQYARITTFMKDVGTEKMEEIENDLLPEIEKIFPSERYDVSLTGKALLFQKGTSYLVRNLIISLGLAILLIAGLMAWMFRSFRMILISLVPNLLPLIVTAGVMGFLGVPIKPSTILVFSIAFGISVDDTIHFLAKYRQELKANDWKIKRSVYAALRETGVSMFYTSIVLFFGFSVFMISSFGGTVALGGLVSATLLFAMLSNLLLLPSLLLSLERSIANKKTLKEPAMRIFETEEEEANRDQQNN
- the asnS gene encoding asparagine--tRNA ligase, translated to MIQAKVAEILESDQFLQEHHIKGWVRSFRSNRFIALNDGSTLKNLQCVIDFENTDEEIINRINVGAAISIKGTLKESLGSLQRVEIEVSEIEILGDANPEEVKLTILSPKKHSMEKLREQAHLRVRTNTFGAIMRVRSKLSFAVHKYFQEKNFYHVHTPIITGSDAEGAGEMFRVSSLDMKNPPKNEDGSINYKEDFFGKETNLTVSGQLEAETFALGLGQVYTFGPTFRAENSNTSRHLAEFWMIEPEVAFCDLDQNMDLAEDFIKYVLRYVMEHSKDDLEFLAERQEKEDQLKPKAERSDMGLMEKLNFVLENNFKRVSYTEAIEILKNSKPNKKKKFNYIIEEWGADLQSEHERYLVEKHFKTPVILFDYPAKIKAFYMRLNEDGKTVRAMDILFPGIGEIVGGSQREERLDVLKEKMEELNIPEEELWWYLDTRKFGTCVHSGFGLGFERLVQFTTGMGNIRDVIPFPRTPHNAEF
- a CDS encoding RluA family pseudouridine synthase; this translates as MNIIATHTVPAIEHKIRLQEYAISIFPQINSRSALKKAIAKKLVLLDGEKATTADWIQPGQKIELLEDKFQQRKIFKFILEVLYEDEYLAVVHKPSGIPTNGNYFRTLENALPHNLLVSNLKDALRYPVPVHRLDNPTAGIILIAKTRKVQQLFYSAFENKSIHKTYHTLVHGQLQCVVTQTASIDGKAATTIFEPVDNFEIEDEIFSLVKAKPITGRTHQIRIHLSKMSLPIVGDPIYGIEEGYFKNKNLFLFSSGISFEHPITSREMDFELKLPKRFRNLSRHKLS
- the rpoN gene encoding RNA polymerase factor sigma-54 codes for the protein MLKQQLNFKLSQKLSPQQIQLMKLIQLPTQAFEQRIKQEMEENPALEDGKEDRVDEYDDIANDNSDDEYDTDSESIETEIDVDEYLSDDEIPSYRLNANNYSADDEDKQVPYAAGTSFTQHLKTQLSTIRLDDIEQDIAEFLVGSVDESGYIRRSIQDIVDDLAFTQNIYTDEETVEKVLKKVQRLDPAGVGARSLEECLIIQLNRRESTRQVELAKDLLERSFDHFSKKHYNKLLTRHDISEDDLREAIDVIEHLNPKPGGAYSGNTRMVEHVIPDFTIKIEDGDLQLSLNGRNAPEMHISRDYSNMLKGYKESKEKTKAQKDAVMFIKQKLDAAKWFIEAIKQRQQTLMVTMSSIMNYQKEYFLSGDERNLRPMILKDIADEIEMDVSTVSRVANSKYVDTPYGTKLIKEFFSESMTNDQGEEVSTREIKKILEMSIEEEDKRKPLTDEKLAKVLKSKGYPIARRTVAKYREQLDIPVARLRKEI
- a CDS encoding porin family protein; this translates as MRIKLIILTLTLLFPVLSIAQEDERQYKIPDSVPFTIDSLYREDQFYVGFSFNLITNKPEAVSQESFSGGINLGVIRDIPLNERRNIALGLGIGWGIDSYGQNLRITKSASGVTEFQSLEDIDYDTNRYTTQQFELPFEFRWRTSTSESYKFWRIYTGVRLGYIYNFRSNYKDDAEQSVINDLSELNKFRAGATFTFGYNTFNFHFYYSLIPFFKDASLQNESLDVSTLKIGLTFYIL
- a CDS encoding biopolymer transporter ExbD, with protein sequence MSKFKKKKSGELPAVNTASLPDIVFMLLFFFMVATVMRDNTLMIQNNLPFADQVEKLDKKDLIMYIYAGKPSERYQAKYGTEARIQLNDKFASVEEVQKFIYAERESKREELVPYLTTALKVDEETNMGLVSDIKQELRKAEALKINYTTKKGEAGKNVN
- a CDS encoding biopolymer transporter ExbD, with translation MAKRSAPEVNAGSMADIAFLLLIFFLVTTTIETDSGISRKLPPWQPEEQDPPVIKQRNIFTVLVNSNNELLVEDESMEIGELRAAAVEFLDNGGGTGDEACSFCQGPKDSGSSVNPQKAIISLVNNRGTEYGTYIAVQNELVAAYNQLRDREAQRMYGTTFTKMESNYNDPRYTGDKEALKEKIDVISDMIPQKLSEAEPTS